In Rhodococcus qingshengii JCM 15477, the sequence ACTGCGATCGGTCTCGCAGAACTCCCTCACGGATGCCGTCGAAGACCTCGATCGGTGTGCCTTCGGGGTTGCCGTCCGACTTGACCATGATCGGCGGTACGGCGCCGGCGGTGATCACCTTGGCCACGCGCCCTTTGCCGTGCTGCGCCGCGTACCGGACCACTTCCCCGCCGCCGGTCGAATGGCCAACCAGGACCAGGTCTTTCAGGTCGAGTGTGTCGATCAGCTCAGCCAGGTCCTTGGCATATGTATCCATGTCGTTGCCGGTGTACGTCTTCGACGAGCGACCGTGTCCTCGACGATCGTGCGCGATGGTCCGGTATCCGGCGTCGGCGAACAACTTCATCTCGACCTGCCACGCGTCAGAACTCAGCGGCCACCCGTAGCTGAGGACGATCGGCCGGCCGACGCCGTGCTCGGTGTAGTAGATCTCGGTTCCGTCGGAGGTGGTGATGTAGGGCATGCTCTGCTCTTCTCTGTCGAGTCGTGGACTGAGATCCGGACACGGTGCCCGGTTTCCTCACTCTGCGAGTGCCCACTACGGGGGCAGTCGACTCATCGATCGACAGAAATGTGCGTGGGGGCAGAAGACTCCGGCCCGACACCACGAAGCGTGGTGCCGGGCCGGAGCCTTCAGTCAAAGGGAAACGATCAGTAATCGTCCTCCGTGTAGACGATCATCCCCCGCAGATTCTTTCCTTCGAGCATGTCGGCGTACCCCTCGTTGATCTCCTCGAGCTTGTAAGTCTTGGTCACCAACTCGTCGAGTTTGAGCGCGCCGCTTCGGTAGTGATCGAGCAACTTGGGAATCTGGGACCGTGGCCCTACCCCGCCGAAGATGGCTCCCTGCAAACGCTTCTGCAGAAGGGTCAGCTCGAAGAGGCTGAGCGTCACCTGCGAATCTGCGTAATGCCCCATTCCGACGACCACGACCTGGCCACCCTTGCCCGTCGCGCTGAGCGCGGGCTGAATGATGTCGCCGTGAATCTCGCCCACGGTGATCACGGTGACGTCGGCCATCTTGCCCCAGGTGATCTCGCCGATCACCGGTAGCGCTTCCTCGAGGGAGGCAAAAGTGTGTGTGGCGCCGAATTCCTTTGCCTTGTCGCGCTTGAACTCGACGGGATCGATCGCGATCACAAATCGTGCTCCGGCGGACGCCGCACCCTGCACCGAGTTGATTCCGACGCCGCCGACGCCGACGACCACCACCGTGTCGCCGACCTTGGCTCCACCGATCGCGGTGGCCGATCCCCAACCGGTGGCAACACCGCAGCCGAGCAAGGCCGCCTTGTCGAGCGGGATGTCCTTCTCGATCTTGATCACCGACGCCTCGTTGACGGTCACGTACGGCGAAAATGTTCCGAGCAGGCACATCTGGATGACCGGCTCGTCGTCGAGGGTGACGCGGTACGTCTTGTCGGAGATCGCCTGCCCGGTCAACAGGCCGGCTCCTTCGTCGCAGATGTTCTGCAGACCCTTCGCACAGGACGGACAACGTCCGCACGCCGGGATGAAGGCGAGAACCACGTGGTCGCCTTCTTCGACGCTCGCGACACCCGGTCCGACCTTCGTCACCACTCCGGCGCCTTCGTGCCCGCCCAGGGCCGGGTAGAAGGGCAGCGGGCTGGCGCCCGTACGCAAATGTTCGTCCGAATGGCACAGCCCCGATGCGGCGAGTCGGACCTGCACCTCACCCGAGACCGGGTCCCCCAGCTCGACCTCTTCGATCTCCCACGCCTGACCTGGCGCCTTGACTACCGCTGCCTTGACCTTCACCTGCACTCCTCGAAATTCTTCGTGATGCACGGACGACGAAAGAACGCGCCGGCATTTGTGTCGCCGATCACACTCCATGTACGAGTGTGCCTGAAGTAGCCCGAGAATACCGTCGGTCCGTGTGCCTTTTTGGTAGCCGCCTCTACCAGAAAGGCGCACGGCTAACATGGACACAGTGGCCAAGGGAACTCGCAAGACCAGAACTCGCAGCAGTACTCCCGAGCGAGGCGAGTCCGGTCCCGTCGCCGGCACTTTTCCGATCGATACCGGGACGTGCGAACTAGTCCGCGATCAGTACTCCGATGACAGTTGGATCATCCAGATCAACGGAGTGCCCAGTTCCCACGTGAACGTCGCGGATCCCACGGTGCTCGATTTCGAGTACATGCGGTGGATCGCGCATCTGGTCGATTCCGAACGTGACAAGGCCGAGCGCCTGCGGGTGCTTCATCTCGGCGGTGGCGCCTGCTCCATGGCCAGATACTTCGCCGCCACCTACCCTGACGCGCGTCAAGTGGTGGTCGAAATCGACGGTGCTCTGGCGGAACTTGTACGCGATTGGTTCGACCTCCCGCGCGCGCCTCTTCTGCGCATCCGCGTCGGAGAAGCCCGCGCCGTCACCGAAACTCTCACCGAGTCCACCCGGGACATCGTGATTCGAGATGTCTTCGCCGGCAGCACAACTCCGACACCACTGACGACGGCGCAATTCACCACCCACGTACGACGCGTGCTCGCACCGGGCGGCATCTACATCGTCA encodes:
- a CDS encoding alpha/beta fold hydrolase yields the protein MPYITTSDGTEIYYTEHGVGRPIVLSYGWPLSSDAWQVEMKLFADAGYRTIAHDRRGHGRSSKTYTGNDMDTYAKDLAELIDTLDLKDLVLVGHSTGGGEVVRYAAQHGKGRVAKVITAGAVPPIMVKSDGNPEGTPIEVFDGIREGVLRDRSQFYKDLSESFYGANREGADVSQGAKDDFWRQGMLVNLAAAYDCVKAFSETDQTSDLEAIDVPFLIAQGDDDQIVPIGAAAEKAIKLVKKGTLKVYPGAPHGIYGSYQKTLDQDILAFIED
- a CDS encoding NDMA-dependent alcohol dehydrogenase, which translates into the protein MKVKAAVVKAPGQAWEIEEVELGDPVSGEVQVRLAASGLCHSDEHLRTGASPLPFYPALGGHEGAGVVTKVGPGVASVEEGDHVVLAFIPACGRCPSCAKGLQNICDEGAGLLTGQAISDKTYRVTLDDEPVIQMCLLGTFSPYVTVNEASVIKIEKDIPLDKAALLGCGVATGWGSATAIGGAKVGDTVVVVGVGGVGINSVQGAASAGARFVIAIDPVEFKRDKAKEFGATHTFASLEEALPVIGEITWGKMADVTVITVGEIHGDIIQPALSATGKGGQVVVVGMGHYADSQVTLSLFELTLLQKRLQGAIFGGVGPRSQIPKLLDHYRSGALKLDELVTKTYKLEEINEGYADMLEGKNLRGMIVYTEDDY
- a CDS encoding spermidine synthase, with product MDTVAKGTRKTRTRSSTPERGESGPVAGTFPIDTGTCELVRDQYSDDSWIIQINGVPSSHVNVADPTVLDFEYMRWIAHLVDSERDKAERLRVLHLGGGACSMARYFAATYPDARQVVVEIDGALAELVRDWFDLPRAPLLRIRVGEARAVTETLTESTRDIVIRDVFAGSTTPTPLTTAQFTTHVRRVLAPGGIYIVNCGDTPDLQGARSEAATIGAQFEHMAIIADPAMLKGRRYGNMIIAGSDVPIGGQPALARELLGGGVPAHVWQDAEVRKFAANAPVRQD